From Anaerobacillus sp. CMMVII, one genomic window encodes:
- a CDS encoding HAD-IA family hydrolase codes for MLKYIIFDFDGTLVDSKDLSIQVINQLAEKYQINKLSETDIEHLRKYSIAERCKAMNFPLYKIPFALIDFLLLYKDGTKQLELFPGIKELLTTLEKEDYKLAVISSNTEENIKQALHNNQVENINEILAASIFGKDKVIKKFLKNHRLKASEVLYVGDELRDILACKRAGIKIAWVSWGFDSIEVTNIEQPDFFAHHPNEIYSIANSIGG; via the coding sequence ATGCTAAAATATATTATTTTTGATTTTGATGGAACATTAGTTGATTCTAAAGACCTATCCATACAAGTTATTAATCAACTAGCTGAAAAATATCAGATTAATAAACTAAGCGAAACTGATATCGAGCATTTAAGGAAGTACTCAATTGCTGAGCGTTGCAAAGCAATGAACTTCCCATTGTATAAAATCCCTTTTGCATTAATTGACTTTTTGTTGCTATATAAAGACGGAACTAAGCAATTAGAACTGTTTCCAGGAATAAAGGAGTTATTAACTACACTAGAAAAAGAAGACTATAAACTGGCTGTTATTTCTTCAAATACAGAAGAAAATATTAAACAGGCACTTCATAATAATCAAGTTGAAAATATAAATGAAATTCTTGCTGCTTCTATTTTTGGCAAAGATAAAGTAATTAAGAAATTTTTAAAGAATCATAGGTTAAAAGCTTCCGAGGTACTGTATGTGGGTGATGAGTTACGAGATATATTGGCTTGTAAACGGGCTGGGATTAAAATTGCTTGGGTCAGTTGGGGCTTTGATTCCATTGAAGTAACAAATATAGAACAGCCTGATTTCTTTGCACATCATCCAAATGAAATTTATTCAATTGCTAACTCAATAGGGGGATAG
- a CDS encoding sigma-G-dependent sporulation-specific acid-soluble spore protein CsgA has product MDATLGYLRESLSNYTEKYPSCQRIYNKLKENGYENEGEFVNDLNEADMAVLDLVLKNEITYAKKEQDQKRAHELSEVYELLF; this is encoded by the coding sequence ATGGATGCAACATTAGGCTATTTACGGGAATCATTATCGAACTATACAGAAAAATACCCAAGCTGCCAAAGAATTTATAACAAGCTTAAAGAAAACGGTTATGAAAACGAGGGTGAATTTGTCAATGATTTAAATGAAGCTGATATGGCCGTGCTTGATCTTGTATTAAAAAATGAAATAACCTACGCCAAGAAAGAACAGGATCAAAAACGCGCTCATGAGTTAAGCGAAGTATATGAATTATTATTCTAA
- a CDS encoding YbxH family protein translates to MGAIDRNGYRFEPEFSVINQAGAIHVSKNGEFIEEIIFNFSGEFPDLSQIEGIVDTYCEKHNI, encoded by the coding sequence GTGGGGGCGATTGATCGCAATGGGTATCGGTTTGAACCAGAATTTAGTGTCATAAATCAAGCAGGCGCAATTCATGTTTCAAAAAATGGTGAGTTTATTGAAGAGATCATCTTCAATTTCTCTGGAGAATTTCCTGACCTCAGTCAAATAGAGGGCATTGTTGATACATATTGCGAAAAACATAATATTTAG
- a CDS encoding DUF5634 family protein codes for MEPIHREAILNEMNQSLPKLLEKYDLEDVGIFQEEGEGNRYYLGYTVRKNGEVYMIHQAFRKNESGNLASDEQNWVIESDDGDSRGYESLDAVFSHLDGQFNQ; via the coding sequence ATGGAACCTATTCATAGGGAAGCTATTTTAAATGAAATGAACCAATCACTTCCGAAATTACTGGAAAAATATGATCTTGAAGATGTTGGTATTTTCCAAGAAGAAGGAGAAGGAAATCGCTATTACTTAGGATATACAGTTAGGAAGAATGGTGAAGTGTACATGATCCATCAAGCATTTAGGAAAAATGAATCCGGTAATTTAGCTTCAGATGAACAAAACTGGGTCATTGAGAGTGATGACGGAGATTCAAGAGGATATGAAAGTCTTGATGCAGTTTTTTCACATTTAGATGGCCAATTTAATCAATAA
- a CDS encoding YjcZ family sporulation protein yields MVAGFALIVVLFILLVIIGSSYVGYGY; encoded by the coding sequence ATGGTTGCAGGATTCGCGTTAATTGTAGTATTGTTTATTCTTTTAGTAATCATCGGATCTTCTTACGTAGGCTATGGTTATTAA
- a CDS encoding bifunctional 2-polyprenyl-6-hydroxyphenol methylase/3-demethylubiquinol 3-O-methyltransferase UbiG: protein MKEIEANKKAWGLLSEDHYHNFRKLLSQEKSLLNNIITTELGDIQGKSIIHLQCNTGADTISLARLGATVTGVDLVPENIEYARKLAEEFGVSTVRFIESDIMELAEKHGERYDIVFTSEGVIGWLPDLDKWGATIKHLLKDDGFFYINDSHPYFMTMDEEKLKENQVSIKYPYFNKTPDVSTIIGGYASEPKEGENYFWMYTMSDIINSLAKAGLAIDFFHEFDTLCWNNGGMEEVERGVYQYPFFKGKFPFQFSLKATVRL from the coding sequence ATGAAAGAGATAGAGGCTAATAAAAAAGCTTGGGGATTGTTATCAGAAGATCATTATCATAATTTCAGAAAGCTCCTTAGTCAAGAAAAATCACTTTTAAACAACATTATTACAACGGAACTAGGAGACATTCAAGGTAAATCAATTATCCATCTACAATGTAATACCGGTGCTGATACCATTTCGCTTGCTAGATTGGGGGCAACTGTGACTGGTGTTGATCTAGTTCCAGAAAATATAGAATATGCCCGAAAACTAGCAGAAGAATTTGGAGTTTCTACCGTCAGGTTCATAGAATCCGACATTATGGAACTAGCAGAGAAGCACGGTGAAAGATACGATATTGTGTTCACCTCTGAAGGTGTTATTGGCTGGCTACCAGACTTGGATAAGTGGGGTGCAACGATTAAACATCTCCTAAAGGACGATGGTTTCTTTTACATCAATGACAGCCATCCTTACTTTATGACAATGGACGAGGAAAAGCTGAAAGAAAATCAAGTTTCAATTAAGTATCCATATTTCAATAAGACTCCTGATGTAAGTACGATCATCGGCGGTTATGCCTCTGAGCCAAAAGAAGGCGAGAATTATTTTTGGATGTATACGATGAGTGACATTATTAATTCATTAGCTAAAGCAGGTTTAGCGATTGACTTTTTTCATGAATTTGATACCTTATGCTGGAACAACGGGGGTATGGAAGAGGTTGAGAGAGGGGTTTATCAATATCCATTCTTTAAGGGGAAATTTCCGTTTCAGTTTAGTTTAAAAGCTACAGTACGACTTTAG
- a CDS encoding GNAT family N-acetyltransferase: MNSFTFIKDYKHHEQYRASFNELAKSTFQIDFEPWYQQGFWNDRYICYSYLDNDKIVANVSISKMQMVIEGVKKHAIQIGTVMTHPDYQKQGLAGSLMNKVIAEHEQENDLFFLFADEDVHNNFYKKYGFHQVHESTFSISVQSTDHTYKSQKLSFEGDKQMIFDYYAKKNSSHNFDIEKGEHVLGFYSIYGFGNSVYYIEELDAVVIYQRKAKKLHIYGVFSDQQILLHDLLTYISTNETTEVVFYYTPDFKDLHSKGTRILTTDDLFLVRTASVKFPEYFKFPLIAHA; encoded by the coding sequence TTGAATTCATTTACTTTTATAAAAGACTATAAACACCACGAGCAATATAGGGCAAGTTTTAATGAACTAGCGAAAAGTACATTTCAGATTGACTTCGAGCCATGGTATCAACAAGGTTTTTGGAATGACCGCTATATATGCTATTCCTATTTAGATAATGACAAAATTGTTGCGAATGTGTCCATTAGTAAAATGCAAATGGTCATTGAAGGCGTAAAAAAACACGCCATTCAAATTGGAACGGTTATGACCCACCCTGACTATCAAAAACAAGGTCTTGCAGGTAGCTTAATGAACAAAGTAATTGCTGAACATGAACAAGAAAACGATCTGTTTTTCTTATTTGCTGATGAAGATGTTCACAACAATTTCTATAAAAAATATGGGTTCCACCAAGTACATGAGTCAACGTTTTCAATCTCAGTTCAGTCAACTGACCATACTTACAAGTCACAAAAACTAAGCTTTGAAGGCGATAAACAAATGATTTTCGACTATTATGCAAAGAAAAATTCATCACATAACTTTGATATCGAAAAGGGGGAGCATGTCCTCGGATTTTACAGTATCTATGGATTTGGAAATAGCGTTTATTACATAGAAGAACTCGACGCAGTAGTTATCTATCAAAGGAAAGCTAAGAAATTGCATATTTACGGTGTATTTAGTGATCAACAGATTTTGTTACATGATCTTCTTACCTATATTTCTACTAACGAGACAACAGAGGTTGTTTTTTACTACACGCCAGATTTTAAAGATTTACACTCAAAAGGCACACGCATCCTTACAACGGATGATCTTTTTCTAGTTAGAACGGCTAGCGTCAAGTTTCCTGAGTACTTCAAGTTTCCGCTTATTGCACATGCCTAA
- a CDS encoding flavodoxin domain-containing protein — MNKTVIIYASSHGTTVKAATLLCKELSGHVSLVDLNNTRLPDITEFDAVILGGSIHVGTIQRKVTKFIKHSEQQLLKKKVGLFLCCMYEGEQAQAQFEQAFSEDLRNQSVANGLFGGEFLFGKMNFLEKAIIKKMKGDAEDVSTLNHEAISQFAQQFQAR, encoded by the coding sequence ATGAATAAAACCGTCATAATTTACGCTTCTTCTCATGGAACTACAGTAAAAGCTGCAACCCTTCTTTGTAAAGAACTAAGTGGTCATGTTTCTTTGGTAGATTTAAATAATACAAGGTTACCAGACATTACTGAATTTGATGCAGTGATTTTAGGTGGCTCAATTCACGTTGGAACGATCCAACGAAAAGTGACAAAGTTTATTAAGCATAGCGAACAACAACTATTGAAAAAGAAAGTCGGCTTATTCCTTTGTTGTATGTACGAGGGCGAGCAAGCTCAAGCTCAATTTGAACAAGCGTTCAGCGAAGATTTACGCAACCAATCCGTAGCAAACGGATTATTTGGTGGAGAGTTTCTATTTGGAAAAATGAATTTTTTAGAAAAAGCAATCATTAAAAAGATGAAGGGCGATGCTGAGGATGTTTCTACCTTAAATCATGAAGCAATATCCCAATTTGCTCAGCAATTTCAGGCTAGATAA